The following are encoded together in the Magnetospirillum gryphiswaldense MSR-1 v2 genome:
- a CDS encoding prohibitin family protein, which produces MADIDDYEDDAMQYAPDRRLLHYTSAALLSVLLLMAAILLWNRMVISIKSGEAGVLYSFFTGTDQGNIYGEGVHLIWPWNTMHVYDVRFQTREQTYSLLTNGGLAVNLKVAIRYQPDIRMLPLLHVAVGPDYLEKVVFPETEAALRRAVGQYGPEEVYTSHRGFLETVVVGSLSKMENRYIIVDDVLVKSVDLPNTVRDAIERKLALHEEEKAFQYRLSIEQKEAERKRIEAQGIQTYQQIIAKSLNPDLLRWQGVQATRDLATSPNAKTVVIGAGKDGLPLILGGDR; this is translated from the coding sequence ATGGCTGACATCGACGATTATGAAGACGATGCCATGCAGTACGCGCCCGATCGGCGTTTGCTGCATTACACCTCGGCGGCCTTGCTGTCCGTGCTGCTGTTGATGGCCGCCATCTTGCTGTGGAACCGCATGGTCATCTCGATCAAGTCGGGCGAAGCCGGGGTGCTTTACAGCTTCTTCACCGGTACCGACCAGGGCAACATCTACGGCGAAGGCGTCCACCTGATCTGGCCGTGGAACACCATGCACGTCTATGATGTGCGCTTCCAGACGCGTGAACAGACCTATTCGCTGCTGACCAATGGCGGTCTGGCGGTCAACCTCAAGGTGGCCATCCGCTATCAGCCCGACATCCGCATGCTGCCCTTGCTGCATGTGGCGGTCGGCCCCGATTATCTGGAAAAGGTGGTGTTCCCCGAGACCGAGGCGGCGTTGCGCCGCGCCGTCGGCCAGTACGGCCCGGAAGAGGTCTATACCAGCCATCGCGGTTTCCTGGAAACCGTGGTGGTCGGCAGCCTGTCCAAGATGGAAAACCGCTACATCATCGTCGACGACGTGCTGGTCAAGTCGGTAGACCTGCCCAACACCGTGCGCGACGCCATCGAGCGCAAACTGGCCCTGCACGAAGAGGAAAAGGCCTTCCAGTACCGCCTATCCATCGAGCAGAAGGAGGCCGAGCGCAAGCGTATCGAGGCCCAAGGCATCCAGACCTATCAGCAGATCATCGCCAAAAGCCTGAACCCCGACCTGCTGCGCTGGCAAGGGGTGCAGGCCACCCGCGACCTGGCCACCTCGCCCAACGCCAAGACCGTGGTGATCGGTGCCGGCAAGGACGGCCTGCCGCTGATCCTGGGCGGCGATCGCTGA
- a CDS encoding ABC transporter substrate-binding protein: MTTDTPDQSDSPPRRSWRRQVVAGILALSLIVSLVALGFYHRQPDNDDIHLAVVFSPDEDADDFLAGTRIAVEQVNAAGGLLGRKLVAHEYQEESYTDKLLLEKVVSHALKLAARIGKQKQVLAVIGHGSSATAVPASAVYERFGKLFLATHATASSLSNHRLDLTFALQPNNADNAAFLARYAGQNGIRRVVVLSDNSGYGIETTDQFRSQLTQDGGTVLYRGRLTSMNRSIDDLLLYLMDNPLFRPADIDAVFVTSSDAAQTAQFIIRARQLGLRMPIIGPEHLYTRQMEETVGKAAMRDVVAVSIYDGDQQTKEGERLSQAFTKATGQQPGLMAAMGFDAVKVLAYAVGRTGKLDPAAIADTLRIIRYDGPFIGASGPVVFDSNGLTTDAAAYVVRHDGQRFHTVAAYKKPLPTPPVHQDETAAPNAYERTLMK; the protein is encoded by the coding sequence ATGACCACCGACACCCCGGACCAGAGCGATAGCCCGCCCCGCCGCTCCTGGCGGCGGCAAGTCGTGGCCGGAATACTGGCTCTGTCCCTGATCGTCAGCCTAGTGGCGCTGGGGTTTTATCATCGCCAACCCGATAACGACGACATCCACCTCGCCGTGGTGTTCTCGCCCGACGAGGATGCCGACGATTTCCTGGCTGGCACCCGTATCGCCGTCGAGCAGGTCAATGCCGCTGGCGGCTTGCTGGGCCGCAAACTGGTGGCGCACGAATACCAGGAAGAGAGTTATACCGACAAGCTGCTGCTGGAAAAGGTGGTGTCGCACGCGCTCAAGCTGGCCGCTCGGATCGGCAAGCAAAAACAGGTGCTGGCGGTGATCGGCCATGGTTCGTCCGCCACCGCCGTACCGGCCAGCGCCGTCTATGAACGCTTCGGCAAGCTGTTCCTGGCCACCCACGCCACCGCCAGTTCACTCAGCAATCACCGGCTGGACCTGACCTTCGCGTTGCAGCCCAACAATGCCGACAACGCTGCCTTCCTGGCCCGCTATGCCGGCCAGAACGGCATCCGCCGGGTGGTGGTGCTGTCCGATAATTCCGGCTATGGCATCGAGACCACCGACCAGTTCCGCAGCCAGTTGACCCAGGACGGCGGCACCGTGCTGTATCGCGGACGGCTGACCAGCATGAACCGCTCCATCGATGACCTGCTACTTTATCTGATGGACAATCCGCTGTTCCGCCCGGCGGATATCGACGCGGTTTTCGTCACCTCGTCCGACGCGGCGCAAACCGCGCAATTCATCATCCGCGCCCGCCAGTTGGGCCTGAGGATGCCGATCATCGGGCCGGAACACCTGTATACCCGGCAGATGGAGGAAACCGTCGGCAAGGCGGCCATGCGCGACGTGGTGGCGGTATCCATCTATGATGGCGATCAGCAGACCAAGGAGGGCGAGCGGCTGTCCCAGGCCTTCACCAAGGCCACCGGGCAACAGCCCGGCCTGATGGCGGCCATGGGCTTCGACGCCGTCAAGGTCTTGGCCTATGCGGTCGGGCGCACCGGCAAGCTTGACCCCGCCGCCATCGCCGACACCTTGCGCATCATCCGCTATGACGGCCCGTTCATCGGTGCCAGCGGCCCGGTGGTGTTCGATTCCAACGGTTTGACCACCGATGCCGCCGCCTATGTGGTGCGCCACGACGGCCAGCGCTTCCATACGGTCGCCGCCTACAAAAAGCCCTTGCCGACGCCCCCGGTCCACCAGGACGAAACGGCGGCCCCCAATGCCTATGAAAGGACCTTGATGAAATGA
- a CDS encoding YcjF family protein has protein sequence MAAQTAASEAPAPAAAPADSPTTAGPTPDSVGRDLVAENMIKDYVLAAVAASIVPVPLFDIAAVVAIELRMIQKLSELYGKPFSESLGRSVIASLAGGVVGYGAGMAVAVSLTKLIPGVGWMLGMVSLPVIAGATTYAIGRVFVKHYENGGDIFNLSADAMRAYYKQQFEKGKALAAKVKARKEAAAVDDVAAAH, from the coding sequence ATGGCCGCGCAAACCGCTGCTTCCGAAGCTCCCGCCCCCGCCGCCGCTCCGGCGGACAGCCCGACCACCGCCGGCCCGACCCCGGATTCCGTCGGGCGCGATCTGGTGGCGGAAAACATGATCAAGGATTATGTCCTGGCCGCCGTGGCCGCCAGCATCGTCCCGGTCCCCCTGTTCGACATCGCCGCCGTGGTGGCCATCGAACTGCGCATGATCCAGAAGCTGTCGGAACTGTACGGCAAGCCGTTCTCGGAAAGCCTGGGCCGCAGCGTCATCGCTTCGCTGGCCGGCGGCGTCGTCGGCTATGGCGCCGGCATGGCCGTGGCGGTCAGCCTGACCAAGCTGATCCCCGGCGTCGGCTGGATGCTGGGCATGGTGTCGCTGCCGGTGATCGCCGGCGCCACCACCTACGCCATCGGTCGCGTCTTCGTGAAGCATTACGAAAATGGCGGCGACATCTTCAATCTCAGCGCCGATGCCATGCGCGCTTACTACAAGCAGCAATTCGAGAAGGGCAAGGCCCTGGCTGCCAAGGTCAAGGCGCGCAAGGAAGCCGCCGCCGTCGACGACGTGGCCGCCGCGCACTGA
- a CDS encoding acyltransferase domain-containing protein: MPPLPVIFCFAGQGSQYFGMAGQLLAENAVFRHWMLAGDAIVAARHGFSVLAEIQGGGKRVSQPFDRMEASHPAIFLVQYALAKVLQDHGLRPHMLLGVSLGEIVAQAIAGMISFEAALTLVADQPNLFRRTCPPGGMVAVLAPATLHADNPVLAARSEMAGITSPNHFILSALAEDLDEIEAELRRREVVFQRLPVPFAFHSRFIDAAQAECLAATALVRRETPFWPVWSCCTAGLTGTAMPDLIWRIVRQPMRVAHSVAILEQQGAVYVDLSPSGTLATVLRQCLQPGSPSKLLSVLSPFGGDDQRLTKTVETLRRLAETGTLR; this comes from the coding sequence GTGCCGCCGCTTCCCGTGATTTTCTGTTTTGCTGGCCAGGGCTCGCAATATTTCGGCATGGCCGGCCAGTTGCTGGCCGAAAATGCCGTCTTCCGCCACTGGATGCTGGCGGGCGATGCCATCGTCGCCGCCCGTCACGGCTTTTCCGTCCTGGCTGAAATCCAAGGCGGCGGCAAGCGCGTGTCGCAGCCCTTCGACCGGATGGAAGCCAGCCATCCCGCCATCTTCCTGGTGCAATACGCCTTGGCCAAGGTGTTGCAGGATCACGGCCTGCGCCCGCATATGCTGTTGGGGGTGTCCTTGGGCGAGATCGTCGCCCAGGCCATCGCCGGCATGATCAGCTTCGAGGCGGCGCTGACCCTGGTTGCCGATCAGCCGAATTTGTTCCGCCGCACCTGCCCGCCCGGCGGCATGGTGGCGGTACTGGCCCCGGCGACCTTGCACGCCGACAACCCCGTGCTGGCGGCGCGCAGCGAAATGGCCGGCATCACCTCGCCCAATCATTTCATCCTGTCGGCCCTGGCCGAGGATTTGGACGAAATCGAGGCGGAACTGCGCCGGCGCGAGGTGGTGTTCCAACGCCTGCCGGTGCCTTTCGCCTTTCATTCCCGCTTCATCGATGCCGCCCAGGCCGAATGTCTGGCCGCCACCGCCCTGGTGCGGCGCGAAACCCCGTTCTGGCCGGTGTGGTCGTGCTGCACCGCCGGGCTGACCGGGACGGCCATGCCTGATCTGATCTGGCGCATCGTCCGTCAGCCCATGCGGGTGGCGCACAGCGTGGCGATCCTCGAGCAACAAGGCGCCGTCTATGTGGACCTCAGCCCCTCGGGCACCTTGGCCACCGTTTTGCGCCAATGCCTGCAACCGGGCTCGCCGTCGAAACTGCTCAGCGTGTTGTCGCCGTTCGGCGGCGATGACCAGCGGTTGACCAAGACGGTGGAGACATTGCGCCGTCTGGCCGAGACCGGCACTTTGCGCTAA